One segment of Solanum lycopersicum chromosome 1, SLM_r2.1 DNA contains the following:
- the LOC101253417 gene encoding probable protein phosphatase 2C 40 yields the protein MMHAQTIADPGEEIKISFGYNFTDDSGEDSDGIDNCHGIKLHRANNSFSCLSGAALSGNATLANTNICNGLFGAEILPALDSPTSFRRIPSSQSFSRLDLLSSSLQSNLSILSCSPSSPSALHDDESFSWRPTSAPRSEGFLNATEFKIAGGAAGEDRVQAVCSEENGSLFCGIYDGFNGRDAADFLAGTLYETIGNYLNLLDWEMEQESGKLSNHLGFCGTLHDAVQDDRSSIKVKDTSENVNQGSYVDCSSKVEKSCDSFKMKVLKSLELALFQAENDFLHMVEQEMDDRPDLVSIGCCVLVVFLHGKNMYVLNLGDSRAVLATHSDVLNISKDEVLQAVQLTISHNVEDESERNRLLKDHPDDPSTIVAGKVKGRLKVTRALGVGYLKKKTMNDALMGILRIRNLISPPYVSVQPHMTVHEISSSDQFVVLGSDGLFDFFSNDEVVKLVHSYILCHPSGDPAKYLVEQLVMRAADCAGFSMEELMSIPAGRRRKYHDDITVIVIILGMNKRTSKASTYQ from the exons ATGATGCATGCACAAACAATAGCTGATCCAGGAGAAGAAATCAAAATAAGTTTTGGCTATAACTTCACAGATGATTCAGGTGAGGATTCAGACGGTATTGACAACTGCCATGGAATTAAACTTCATAGAGCCAACAATTCCTTTTCTTGCCTGTCTGGTGCGGCTTTAAGTGGCAATGCCACACTAGCTAACACAAATATTTGTAATGGCTTGTTTGGTGCTGAGATACTTCCAGCGTTGGATTCACCTACTTCTTTCCGCCGAATTCCCTCTTCCCAATCTTTCTCAAGGTTGGATTTATTGTCATCTTCTTTGCAAAGCAATCTGTCAATCTTGAGTTGTAGTCCATCCTCTCCAAGCGCGCTACATGATGACGAGTCATTTTCATGGAGGCCCACAAGTGCTCCTCGAAGTGAAGGTTTCTTGAATGCAACAGAATTTAAAATAGCAGGTGGTGCAGCTGGTGAAGACAGAGTTCAGGCTGTTTGTTCAGAAGAGAATGGATCACTTTTCTGTGGCATATATGATGGATTCAATGGAAGAGATGCAGCCGACTTTTTGGCTGGAACATTATATGAGACAATTGGAAATTACCTCAATTTATTAGATTGGGAAATGGAACAGGAATCTGGTAAACTTTCTAACCATCTGGGTTTCTGTGGAACCCTCCATGATGCCGTTCAAGATGATAGATCTAGCATCAAGGTTAAAGATACTTCAGAAAATGTTAATCAGGGATCTTATGTTGATTGCTCTTCAAAAGTAGAGAAGTCATGCGACTCATTTAAGATGAAGGTACTTAAGAGCTTGGAACTAGCTCTATTTCAAGCTGAGAACGATTTCCTCCATATGGTTGAACAGGAAATGGATGACCGCCCTGACTTGGTATCTATTGGATGTTGTGTTTTAGTTGTGTTTCTCCATGGGAAAAACATGTATGTGCTCAACCTAGGTGATAGTCGAGCTGTATTGGCAACACATTCTGATGTCCTCAATATTTCCAAGGATGAAGTATTGCAGGCTGTGCAGCTAACCATTAGTCATAATGTTGAGGATGAATCTGAAAGAAATCGACTATTGAAGGATCATCCTGATGATCCCTCAACAATCGTGGCTGGAAAAGTCAAGGGAAGGCTAAAGGTCACTCGCGCACTTGGTGTGGGATATCTGAAAAAG AAAACAATGAATGATGCCTTGATGGGCATACTTCGAATTCGTAATCTGATCAGTCCTCCATATGTTTCTGTACAACCTCATATGACTGTACACGAAATCTCAAGTTCAGACCAGTTTGTTGTACTTGGAAGTGATGGTTTATTTGACTTCTTCAGCAATGATGAGGTTGTTAAGCTTGTCCATTCTTATATCTTATGTCACCCTTCTGGTGATCCAGCCAAATATCTAGTGGAGCAGCTCGTGATGCGAGCAGCAGATTGTGCAG GATTTAGTATGGAAGAGTTGATGAGCATACCAGCTggtagaagaagaaaatatcatGATGATATAACAGTAATTGTAATAATTCTGGGAATGAACAAACGCACCTCAAAAGCATCCACATACCAATAA